Proteins encoded together in one Solanum lycopersicum chromosome 7, SLM_r2.1 window:
- the LOC101268883 gene encoding uncharacterized protein: MKFLPEFALCWGGATITPTAINAAIPEDERNSGEATIPSAVGSGRGRRIVKSRNGANWKPGLRVIAEERVMSDIVVDRNGNGGGRNERAVVPPSSCAKSAAKIKAKSISRSKLSPRHGDDYWKSAGPMAVPAFAPTAFLF, translated from the exons ATGAAATTTCTACCTGAATTCGCTTTATGTTGGGGCGGTGCAACCATCACCCCAACAGCGATCAACGCCGCTATTCCTGAAGATGAGAGGAATAGCGGCGAAGCGACGATTCCCTCCGCTGTGGGCAGCGGAAGGGGGAGAAGGATAGTAAAATCCAGAAATGGAGCGAATTGGAAACCGGGGCTTCGAGTAATAGCAGAAGAAAGAGTGATGTCTGATATTGTTGTTGACCGTAACGGTAACGGAGGAGGAAGAAACGAACGTGCTGTTGTTCCTCCGTCTTCCTGCGCCAAATCTGCTGCTAAAATTAAAGCTAAATCGATTTCTAGATCTAAATTATCACCTAGACACGGCGACGATTATTG GAAATCGGCAGGTCCGATGGCCGTGCCGGCGTTTGCTCCGACGGCATTTTTATTCTGA